The Mycolicibacterium doricum genome includes a region encoding these proteins:
- the alc gene encoding allantoicase yields the protein MSTAHSHFLSLPDLASRAAGGAVVWANDELFAEKENLIVPAPAEHRPATFGHKGQVYDGWETRRSRGADRESCDAAIVRLGVPGVVRGVVVDTAWFTGNYPPEVSVEAAYVAGHPSARELVERHWTTIVERSPVDGDTRNPFEVTSGRRWSHVRLSIHPDGGVARLRVHGEGLLDPQFAELPLDLAALDNGGRITGCSNMFYSSPNNLLLPGTARTMGDGWETSRRRDAGNDWVQVRLAAQGVLGFAELDTSYFIGNAPESARLRGCDAEGRWFELLDEVALQPDTRHRFLIESERPVTEARLDVFPDGGMARLRLFGRLTDDGLRAASERWSLSG from the coding sequence GTGAGCACCGCACATTCCCATTTCCTCTCGCTGCCCGATCTGGCTTCGCGCGCGGCCGGCGGCGCAGTGGTGTGGGCCAACGACGAACTGTTCGCCGAGAAGGAGAACCTGATCGTTCCGGCGCCGGCCGAACACCGGCCGGCGACCTTCGGCCACAAGGGTCAGGTTTACGACGGGTGGGAGACGCGCCGCAGCCGCGGGGCGGACCGGGAGTCCTGCGATGCGGCGATCGTGCGGCTCGGTGTGCCCGGTGTCGTGCGCGGCGTCGTCGTCGATACAGCCTGGTTCACCGGCAACTACCCACCGGAGGTGTCGGTCGAGGCCGCCTACGTTGCCGGCCATCCCTCGGCCCGTGAGCTGGTCGAGCGCCACTGGACCACCATCGTGGAACGCAGCCCGGTCGACGGCGACACCCGCAATCCGTTCGAGGTGACCTCGGGCCGCCGCTGGTCGCATGTGCGGTTGTCCATCCACCCCGACGGCGGCGTTGCCCGGCTACGTGTGCACGGTGAGGGGCTGCTGGACCCGCAGTTCGCCGAGCTGCCGCTCGACCTGGCGGCGCTGGACAACGGCGGCCGGATCACGGGCTGCTCCAACATGTTCTACAGCTCACCGAACAATCTGCTGCTGCCGGGCACGGCGCGCACCATGGGCGACGGATGGGAGACATCGCGGCGCCGCGACGCCGGAAACGACTGGGTGCAGGTGCGATTGGCGGCGCAGGGGGTGTTGGGTTTCGCCGAACTCGACACGTCCTACTTCATCGGTAACGCGCCCGAGTCCGCGCGGCTGCGGGGATGTGACGCCGAGGGCCGATGGTTCGAACTGCTGGACGAGGTGGCGTTGCAGCCAGATACGCGCCACCGGTTCCTCATCGAGTCCGAGCGGCCGGTGACCGAGGCGCGGCTCGACGTCTTCCCGGACGGCGGCATGGCGCGGCTGCGGTTGTTCGGGCGGCTCACCGACGACGGGCTCCGCGCCGCGTCGGAGCGGTGGAGTCTGTCCGGCTGA
- a CDS encoding TerC family protein: MNVSALEWGITIAVTVAVLLFDVVAIARRPHEPSMKESSIALSVYVSLAIAFGVWVWVYHGGDYGLEFFAGWLTEYSLSVDNLFIFIIIMASFNVPKKYQQEALMVGIVLALIFRGIFIALGAVAINQFSWVFYIFGLFLVYTAWNLARDTGHEDDGDNAVVKFARNHLALTDKWDGLKLWIRQDGKRLMTPMFLVIVALGTTDLIFALDSIPAIFGLTQEPYLVFTANVFALMGLRQLFFLLGGLLKRLVYLSQGLAFILLFIGVKLVLHALHENELPFINGGEHVPVPEIPTLLSLVVIVVTLVVTTVLSLMKTRGKGTDAVGEAQDKIEDDGEKSFGSP, translated from the coding sequence GTGAACGTTTCCGCCCTGGAGTGGGGCATCACCATCGCGGTCACGGTGGCGGTCCTGCTGTTCGACGTGGTGGCCATAGCGCGGCGCCCACACGAACCCTCGATGAAGGAGTCGTCGATCGCGCTGTCGGTCTACGTGTCTCTGGCCATCGCGTTCGGGGTGTGGGTATGGGTGTACCACGGCGGGGACTACGGCCTGGAGTTCTTCGCCGGCTGGCTCACGGAGTACAGCCTGTCCGTCGACAACCTGTTCATCTTCATCATCATCATGGCCAGCTTCAACGTGCCCAAGAAATATCAGCAGGAAGCGCTGATGGTGGGCATCGTCCTCGCCCTGATCTTCCGCGGCATCTTCATCGCGCTCGGCGCGGTGGCGATCAACCAGTTCTCCTGGGTGTTCTACATCTTCGGCCTGTTCCTGGTGTACACCGCGTGGAATCTCGCCCGCGACACCGGCCACGAAGACGATGGCGACAACGCGGTGGTCAAGTTCGCCCGCAACCACCTGGCGCTCACCGACAAGTGGGACGGCCTGAAGCTGTGGATCAGACAGGACGGCAAGCGGCTGATGACACCGATGTTCCTGGTGATCGTGGCGCTGGGGACCACCGACCTGATCTTCGCGCTGGACTCGATTCCGGCCATCTTCGGTCTGACGCAGGAACCGTATCTGGTGTTCACCGCCAATGTGTTCGCCCTCATGGGTCTGCGGCAGCTGTTCTTCCTGCTCGGCGGTCTGCTCAAACGGCTGGTGTACCTGTCGCAGGGGCTGGCGTTCATCCTGCTGTTCATCGGCGTGAAGCTCGTCCTGCACGCCCTGCACGAGAACGAGCTACCCTTCATCAACGGCGGTGAGCATGTGCCGGTGCCAGAGATTCCGACTCTGCTCAGCCTGGTCGTCATCGTCGTCACCCTCGTCGTCACGACGGTCCTGAGCCTGATGAAGACCCGGGGTAAGGGCACCGACGCGGTCGGTGAGGCGCAGGACAAGATCGAGGACGACGGCGAGAAGTCCTTCGGCTCCCCCTGA
- a CDS encoding Pls/PosA family non-ribosomal peptide synthetase: MVTAAVPGAGLSHQYLQSTFAAAPRTLVDILHETAARYPDAPAIDDGTVQLTYAELIADIEDSVEWLAARGIGRGDRIGIRMPSGSYALYVAILSTLATGAAYVPVDADDPDERARLVFSEANVVAVITEQGLARGPGSSRGWRAVAPLSRDDAWIIFTSGSTGVPKGVAVTHRSAAAFVDAEADMFLTDNPLGPGDRVLAGLSVAFDASCEEMWLAWRHGACLVPAPRSLVRSGMDLGPWLVARDITVVSTVPTLAALWPAEALEAVRLLIFGGEACPPELAERLAIDGREVWNTYGPTEATVVSCAARLDGRSPVSIGLPLPGWDLAVVDKDGVPVAEGQVGELVIGGVGLARYLDPDKDAEKYAPMPTLGWDRAYRSGDLVRLESEGLYFLGRADDQVKVGGRRIELGEVDAALVHLPGVSGGAAAVRRTASGTPLLVGYVASADPSFDLAAARAALADALPAAMVPRLVVVDELPTRTSGKVDRDALPWPVAGVEDETPAMSGTSGWLADLWRDVLAAAVDGPGADFFACGGGSLSAAQLVVALRQRYPMVTVADLYDHPRLGSLAGYLDELAPPPDVVARDVAPTPRLTQAAQVVLTLPLATLTALQWVVWLALLNNVAAEFSLVTWAVPLNWWVVLAGFLLFVSPVGRMGIAAVFARMLLGNLQPGTYRRGGAVHLRVWLAERLAAASGAENLAGAPWMVYYARALGNSIGQEVDLHSAPPVTGMLKIGHRSSVEPEVDLSGHWIDGDQFHVGHVTIGNDATIGARSTLLPGAVVGKNADVAAGSAVVGKVKNGQYWTGSPAAKSGKARHPWPGHRPPRAPLWAAVYGVTSLLLAGLPLLALASGLAVIGWGVRDTASVSDAIVPALLWTPFATVVAVLLYAASTVAAVRLLSLGLQEGYHPVRSRIGWQVWATERLLDAARTYLFPLYASLLTPWWLRVLGAQVGSGTEISTALFTPKFTVVEDGAFLADDTMVASYELGGGWIHVAKATVGRRAFLGNSGITQPGRKVPDDGLVAVLSATPPKAKAGSSWLGSPPVRLRRQPTAADALRTFHPTPRLKAMRGAVEMCRLVPVIVTFGIGVGVLLSLQALVFHLGYLWAAFLGGAVLLVAGAVAGAIAVLAKRLVIGRIEAIEHPLWSSFVWRNEVSDTFVETVAAPWFARAASGTPVMNVWLRGLGAKIGRGVWCETYWLPEADLVTLGDGATVNRGCVVQTHLFHDRIMRTDTVVIEDGATLGPHCVALPAARVGAGATVGPGSLVMRGDEVPASTRWQGNPIAPWNPLRKKRVEASAKKKKPTRDREGSAA; the protein is encoded by the coding sequence GTGGTGACAGCAGCGGTTCCCGGCGCAGGCCTTTCCCACCAGTACCTTCAATCCACGTTCGCCGCCGCGCCACGCACCCTCGTCGACATCCTGCACGAGACGGCCGCCCGCTATCCCGACGCGCCCGCCATCGACGACGGCACGGTCCAGTTGACCTACGCCGAGCTGATCGCCGACATCGAGGACAGCGTCGAGTGGCTGGCCGCCCGCGGGATCGGGCGCGGTGACCGCATCGGCATCCGGATGCCGTCGGGCAGCTACGCGCTCTATGTCGCGATTCTGTCCACGCTGGCCACCGGCGCCGCGTACGTCCCCGTCGACGCCGACGACCCCGACGAGCGCGCGCGCCTGGTGTTCAGCGAGGCCAACGTCGTCGCCGTCATCACCGAACAGGGGCTCGCGCGCGGCCCCGGATCCTCGCGCGGATGGCGCGCGGTCGCGCCGCTGAGCCGCGACGACGCGTGGATCATCTTCACCTCCGGATCCACCGGCGTCCCCAAGGGCGTGGCCGTCACCCACCGCAGCGCCGCCGCCTTCGTCGACGCCGAAGCCGACATGTTCCTGACCGACAATCCGCTGGGGCCCGGCGACCGGGTCCTCGCCGGGCTCTCGGTGGCTTTCGACGCGTCGTGTGAGGAGATGTGGCTGGCGTGGCGGCACGGCGCATGCCTGGTGCCCGCGCCCCGCTCGCTGGTGCGCAGCGGGATGGATCTGGGCCCGTGGCTGGTCGCCCGCGACATCACGGTGGTCTCGACGGTGCCGACCCTCGCCGCGCTGTGGCCGGCCGAGGCCCTCGAAGCGGTGCGGCTGCTGATCTTCGGCGGTGAGGCCTGCCCTCCGGAACTGGCGGAGCGTCTGGCGATCGACGGCCGGGAGGTGTGGAACACCTACGGTCCGACCGAGGCGACCGTGGTGTCATGCGCCGCACGCCTGGACGGACGCAGCCCGGTGAGCATTGGCCTACCGCTGCCCGGCTGGGACCTGGCGGTTGTCGACAAGGACGGTGTGCCGGTCGCCGAAGGGCAGGTCGGTGAGCTCGTCATCGGCGGTGTGGGGTTGGCCCGCTACCTCGACCCGGACAAGGACGCCGAGAAATACGCTCCGATGCCGACGTTGGGCTGGGACCGCGCCTACCGCAGCGGTGACCTGGTCCGGTTGGAATCGGAGGGTCTGTACTTCCTGGGACGGGCCGACGACCAGGTCAAGGTCGGCGGCCGGCGCATCGAGCTCGGCGAGGTGGACGCCGCGCTGGTGCACCTGCCCGGGGTGAGCGGTGGCGCCGCCGCGGTGCGGCGCACCGCCAGCGGGACACCGCTGCTCGTCGGTTACGTGGCGAGCGCGGATCCGTCGTTCGACCTCGCCGCGGCCCGCGCCGCACTCGCCGATGCGCTGCCCGCCGCGATGGTCCCCCGGCTCGTCGTGGTCGACGAACTGCCGACCCGAACCTCGGGAAAGGTTGATCGCGACGCGCTGCCCTGGCCAGTCGCCGGCGTCGAGGACGAGACCCCCGCGATGAGCGGCACGAGCGGCTGGCTGGCCGACCTGTGGCGCGACGTCCTGGCCGCCGCCGTCGACGGCCCCGGGGCCGACTTCTTCGCCTGCGGCGGCGGCAGCCTGTCGGCGGCGCAACTGGTCGTGGCGCTGCGGCAGCGCTACCCGATGGTGACGGTGGCCGACCTCTACGACCACCCCCGCCTCGGCTCACTGGCCGGATACCTCGACGAACTCGCCCCGCCGCCGGATGTCGTGGCCCGTGACGTCGCGCCGACACCCCGGCTGACCCAGGCCGCGCAGGTTGTCCTCACGCTGCCGCTGGCCACGCTGACGGCCCTGCAGTGGGTGGTGTGGCTGGCGCTGCTCAACAACGTCGCCGCCGAATTCTCACTGGTGACGTGGGCGGTCCCGCTGAACTGGTGGGTGGTGCTGGCCGGTTTCCTGCTGTTCGTCTCCCCTGTCGGCCGGATGGGCATCGCGGCGGTGTTCGCACGCATGCTGCTCGGCAACCTCCAGCCGGGCACCTACCGCCGCGGCGGCGCGGTACATCTGCGGGTGTGGCTGGCCGAACGACTCGCTGCAGCCAGCGGTGCCGAGAACCTCGCCGGTGCGCCGTGGATGGTGTATTACGCCCGGGCACTTGGCAATTCGATCGGCCAAGAAGTCGACCTGCACTCCGCGCCACCGGTGACCGGTATGCTCAAGATCGGGCACCGTTCGTCGGTCGAACCCGAAGTCGACCTGTCCGGGCACTGGATCGACGGCGACCAGTTCCACGTCGGTCACGTCACCATCGGCAACGACGCGACCATCGGCGCGCGCAGCACGCTGCTGCCCGGTGCCGTCGTCGGTAAGAACGCCGACGTGGCCGCAGGATCGGCCGTCGTGGGCAAGGTCAAAAACGGCCAGTACTGGACAGGTTCGCCCGCGGCGAAGTCCGGCAAGGCCCGGCACCCGTGGCCGGGACACCGCCCGCCGCGCGCCCCATTGTGGGCCGCTGTCTACGGGGTGACGTCGCTGCTGCTGGCCGGTCTGCCGCTGCTCGCCCTCGCGTCTGGGCTGGCGGTGATCGGCTGGGGTGTTCGCGACACGGCGTCGGTCAGCGACGCGATCGTTCCCGCGCTGCTGTGGACGCCGTTCGCCACGGTGGTCGCGGTACTGCTCTACGCGGCGTCGACTGTGGCGGCGGTGCGCCTGCTGTCGCTGGGTCTGCAGGAGGGCTACCACCCGGTGCGCAGCCGGATCGGCTGGCAGGTGTGGGCCACCGAGCGGCTCCTCGACGCCGCCCGCACCTATCTGTTTCCGCTGTACGCCAGCCTGCTGACGCCGTGGTGGCTGCGGGTGCTGGGCGCGCAGGTCGGCAGCGGCACCGAGATCTCGACCGCACTGTTCACGCCGAAGTTCACCGTCGTGGAGGACGGCGCGTTTCTCGCCGACGACACCATGGTCGCGTCCTATGAGCTGGGCGGCGGCTGGATCCACGTGGCGAAGGCCACCGTCGGCAGACGCGCGTTCCTCGGCAACTCGGGCATCACGCAGCCCGGCCGCAAGGTCCCCGACGACGGTCTGGTGGCGGTGCTGTCGGCCACCCCACCCAAGGCGAAGGCCGGGTCGTCGTGGTTGGGCAGCCCTCCGGTCCGGCTGCGCCGCCAGCCCACCGCCGCCGACGCGCTACGCACCTTCCATCCCACGCCGCGGCTCAAGGCCATGCGCGGTGCGGTCGAGATGTGCCGCCTCGTCCCGGTCATCGTGACGTTCGGGATCGGCGTCGGGGTACTGCTGTCCCTGCAGGCGTTGGTTTTCCACCTCGGCTACCTGTGGGCGGCGTTCCTCGGTGGGGCGGTGCTGCTGGTCGCCGGAGCGGTGGCGGGGGCCATCGCCGTCCTGGCGAAGCGGCTGGTAATCGGCCGCATCGAGGCGATCGAGCACCCGCTGTGGTCGTCGTTCGTGTGGCGTAACGAGGTGTCCGACACGTTCGTCGAGACCGTCGCCGCACCCTGGTTCGCCCGGGCGGCCAGCGGCACACCGGTGATGAACGTCTGGCTGCGCGGTCTCGGCGCGAAGATCGGCCGCGGTGTCTGGTGCGAAACCTATTGGCTACCGGAGGCGGATCTGGTCACCCTCGGCGATGGCGCCACCGTCAACCGCGGTTGCGTCGTGCAGACCCATCTCTTCCACGACCGCATCATGCGGACGGACACCGTGGTGATCGAGGACGGGGCCACCCTTGGACCGCACTGCGTCGCGCTGCCCGCCGCCCGCGTGGGTGCGGGCGCGACGGTGGGACCGGGTTCGCTGGTGATGCGCGGTGACGAGGTTCCGGCCTCGACGCGCTGGCAGGGCAATCCGATAGCACCGTGGAATCCGTTGCGCAAGAAGCGGGTGGAGGCCTCAGCCAAGAAGAAGAAGCCGACCCGCGACCGCGAGGGTTCCGCCGCGTGA
- a CDS encoding M1 family metallopeptidase, protein MTRSKKAKNTPAVIDPYLPGTGNFGYRVSRYELDLEYKVAINRLSGSVSITAVTLVALQTFTLDLADTLRVTKVAVNGRRPARFSCPRGKLRVELSSALPPGAALVVVVRYGGNPEPIDTLWGDVGFEELTNGALVAGQPNGASSWFPCDDHPSAKASYRIQISTDSPYRAVANGELVSRRARAGHTVWTYELAEPTSTYLITLQVGMYDIHKLAKSPVPMQAALPARLRRNFDHDFGRQPQMMKLFEKLFGPYPLASGYTVVVTDDDLEIPLEAQGISIFGANHCNGTRGAEQLIVHELAHQWFGNSVTVRRWRDIWLHEGFACYAEWLWSENSGGRSADEWAHHYHARLAELPQDLLLSDPGPKDMFDDRVYKRGALTLHVLRVRIGDENFLALLRDWTARHRHSTASTDDFTGLAAHYADESLRPLWDAWLYAEDLPKL, encoded by the coding sequence GTGACGCGTTCGAAGAAGGCGAAGAACACCCCTGCCGTCATCGACCCCTACCTGCCGGGAACCGGCAACTTCGGATACCGGGTGTCGCGATACGAACTCGACCTGGAGTACAAGGTCGCCATCAACCGACTGTCGGGCTCGGTATCGATCACCGCCGTCACGCTGGTCGCCCTGCAGACCTTCACCCTCGATCTCGCCGACACGCTGCGGGTGACGAAGGTGGCGGTCAACGGCCGCCGGCCGGCCCGATTCTCATGTCCGCGCGGCAAATTGCGGGTCGAGTTGTCCTCCGCATTGCCCCCCGGGGCGGCGCTGGTCGTGGTGGTCCGGTATGGCGGCAACCCCGAACCGATCGATACCCTGTGGGGGGACGTCGGTTTCGAGGAGCTGACGAACGGGGCACTGGTCGCGGGGCAACCCAACGGCGCTTCCTCGTGGTTCCCGTGTGACGACCACCCCAGCGCCAAGGCCAGCTACCGCATCCAGATCAGCACCGACAGCCCGTACCGCGCGGTTGCCAACGGGGAGTTGGTGTCTCGTCGCGCGCGGGCCGGCCACACCGTGTGGACCTACGAGCTGGCCGAACCCACGTCGACGTACCTGATCACCCTGCAGGTCGGGATGTACGACATCCACAAGCTGGCGAAATCGCCGGTGCCCATGCAGGCCGCCCTGCCGGCCCGCCTGCGCCGCAACTTCGATCACGACTTCGGCCGCCAACCGCAGATGATGAAACTGTTCGAGAAACTTTTCGGGCCGTATCCGCTGGCCAGCGGCTACACCGTGGTCGTGACCGACGACGACCTCGAGATACCCCTTGAGGCGCAGGGCATCTCCATCTTCGGGGCCAACCACTGCAACGGGACGCGCGGGGCCGAACAGTTGATCGTCCACGAGTTGGCCCACCAGTGGTTCGGCAATTCCGTCACCGTTCGGCGCTGGCGCGACATCTGGCTGCACGAAGGTTTCGCCTGCTACGCGGAGTGGTTGTGGTCGGAGAACTCGGGCGGCCGCAGCGCCGACGAATGGGCGCACCACTATCACGCGCGGTTGGCCGAGCTGCCGCAGGATCTGCTGCTGTCCGACCCCGGCCCGAAGGACATGTTCGACGATCGGGTGTACAAACGTGGTGCGCTGACCCTGCACGTGCTGCGCGTACGCATCGGCGACGAGAACTTCTTGGCCCTGCTGCGGGATTGGACGGCGCGTCACCGGCACAGCACCGCGTCGACCGACGACTTCACCGGTCTGGCAGCCCATTACGCCGACGAGTCACTGCGCCCGTTGTGGGACGCGTGGCTCTACGCCGAGGACCTGCCGAAGCTGTGA
- a CDS encoding lipopolysaccharide biosynthesis protein, translating to MTDAAPPTGPVTRSSVARVGVATAVTALCGYAVLYLAARDLEPEGFSVFGVFWGAFGLASGAAFGLLQEATREVRDARGEHPTDGPHTHPVRIGAVVGVGAAALVVATAPLWAGLVFVEARWLSVALLGAGLAGFCVHATLLGMLAGANRWTQYGALMMTDAVIRVLVAVATFAIGWGLGGFLWATVGGAVAWLLLLLCSPATRAAARLRTPGSTATYLRGTAHSIAAAGASAILVMGFPVVLKATSDDLGATGGVVILAVTLTRAPLLVPLTAMQGNLIAHFVDQRSAPLRALVAPSAVVLALGAIGVVAAGLLGPWLLRAGFGEQYRADGTLLAWLTAAAVTIALLTLTGAATVAAGMHRTYALGWVSATVAAVLLLLLPLALETRTVVALLWGPLVGIVVHLAGLAGPQDRTHILRSRRRRAP from the coding sequence GTGACCGACGCCGCGCCGCCGACCGGCCCGGTCACGCGGAGCAGCGTGGCCCGGGTCGGCGTCGCGACGGCGGTCACCGCGCTGTGCGGCTACGCGGTGCTCTACCTCGCAGCGCGTGACCTCGAGCCTGAGGGCTTCTCGGTCTTCGGTGTGTTCTGGGGCGCGTTCGGGCTGGCCAGCGGCGCGGCGTTCGGGCTGCTGCAGGAGGCGACGCGGGAGGTCCGCGACGCCCGGGGCGAGCATCCGACCGACGGTCCCCACACCCATCCGGTGCGGATCGGAGCGGTGGTAGGGGTCGGCGCCGCCGCCCTCGTCGTGGCGACCGCGCCGCTGTGGGCAGGCCTGGTCTTCGTCGAGGCGCGGTGGCTTTCGGTGGCGTTGCTCGGCGCGGGGCTGGCCGGCTTCTGTGTGCACGCGACCCTGTTGGGCATGCTGGCCGGCGCCAACCGCTGGACGCAGTACGGGGCGTTGATGATGACCGACGCGGTGATCCGTGTGCTGGTGGCGGTGGCGACGTTCGCGATCGGGTGGGGTCTGGGCGGATTCCTGTGGGCGACCGTCGGCGGCGCCGTCGCCTGGCTGCTTTTGCTCCTCTGCTCGCCCGCCACGCGGGCCGCCGCGCGCCTGCGGACACCGGGCAGCACGGCGACGTACCTGCGCGGCACTGCCCACTCGATCGCCGCCGCAGGAGCCAGCGCCATCCTGGTGATGGGGTTCCCCGTGGTGCTCAAGGCGACGTCGGACGACCTGGGCGCCACCGGTGGTGTGGTGATCCTCGCCGTGACGCTGACCCGGGCGCCGCTGCTGGTGCCCCTGACGGCGATGCAGGGGAACCTCATCGCCCACTTCGTTGACCAGCGCAGCGCACCGCTGCGTGCGCTGGTCGCCCCGTCGGCGGTGGTGTTGGCTCTCGGCGCGATCGGTGTGGTCGCCGCGGGACTGCTGGGACCGTGGCTGCTGCGCGCCGGGTTTGGTGAGCAGTACCGGGCCGACGGGACGCTGCTGGCGTGGCTGACGGCCGCCGCCGTGACGATTGCGCTGCTGACGCTGACCGGCGCAGCGACGGTCGCGGCGGGCATGCACCGCACGTACGCGCTCGGGTGGGTGAGCGCCACGGTGGCGGCGGTGCTGTTGCTGCTGCTCCCGCTGGCCCTCGAGACCAGGACCGTGGTTGCGTTGCTGTGGGGTCCGCTGGTCGGGATCGTCGTGCACCTCGCCGGACTTGCGGGTCCACAGGATCGGACGCATATCCTGCGTTCTCGACGAAGGAGGGCTCCATGA